Proteins co-encoded in one Pseudomonadota bacterium genomic window:
- a CDS encoding four helix bundle protein gives MLKNYKELTVWQKSYQLCLEIYRLTKLFPDDERYGLTSQIRRAAVSIPSNIAEGYGRKTTPEYIHSLYIAYGSICELETQILLSIDLGYIAAENMNKIQMNIGDIERMLKALIKSLEKKR, from the coding sequence GTGTTAAAAAACTATAAGGAATTAACAGTGTGGCAGAAGTCTTATCAACTCTGTCTTGAAATATATAGATTGACAAAGTTGTTTCCAGATGATGAAAGGTATGGATTAACATCACAAATACGAAGAGCTGCAGTATCAATTCCATCGAATATTGCTGAAGGCTACGGCAGGAAAACAACCCCTGAGTATATACATTCACTTTACATTGCTTATGGCTCTATTTGTGAATTAGAAACTCAGATACTGTTGTCTATTGATTTGGGTTACATTGCTGCTGAAAATATGAACAAAATTCAGATGAACATCGGGGATATTGAGCGAATGCTTAAAGCACTTATCAAATCTCTGGAAAAGAAGAGGTGA
- a CDS encoding sigma-54 dependent transcriptional regulator, which translates to MSEKIIIVEDDPGVRFFLEEALKGEGYSVESFSSYEDATKKISNGIDLVIMDISLPGMDGLTAIDDLKRQRDIPILIITAYGTKKNALEAIKKGATDFFVKPIPLDDLKVMVRRVLRTRSLKQEVKQLKEKELKDFVFHGVVGSTENMKDIFRNVEKIANSDLTVLITGETGVGKEEIAKLIHNLSKRKGEFVVVNCASIPDNLLESELFGYEKGAFTGAVQQKKGKIEVADSGTAVLDEIGEMSPYLQAKILRVVEKKEIEHLGSTKIYGVDVRIISTTNRVLENEIKEGKFREDLYFRLSQMPIHIPPLRERKEDIPLLIDNVLLGIASESGSVTTLTEDTLEVLMNYGWPGNVRELISVIKRAAVMCEGNRITRDDLPLHLKGEYVLTGGAYSDTSLDNAISELEKNMIIDALKKTQGSQAKAAKLLGISERSMWYRVKKYEIDINQ; encoded by the coding sequence ATGAGTGAAAAGATCATTATCGTCGAAGATGACCCTGGGGTAAGGTTTTTTTTAGAAGAGGCGTTGAAAGGAGAGGGCTATTCTGTAGAATCCTTCTCATCTTATGAAGATGCCACGAAAAAAATAAGTAATGGCATAGACCTTGTGATTATGGATATCAGTCTACCTGGTATGGATGGACTTACTGCGATAGATGATTTAAAAAGGCAGAGAGATATTCCCATCCTCATTATTACCGCCTATGGGACAAAAAAGAATGCCCTCGAAGCAATAAAAAAGGGGGCAACAGACTTCTTTGTAAAACCAATCCCCCTTGATGATTTAAAGGTTATGGTGAGAAGGGTTCTCAGGACAAGAAGTTTAAAACAAGAGGTAAAGCAGTTAAAAGAAAAAGAACTAAAGGATTTCGTATTTCATGGGGTTGTAGGAAGCACTGAAAATATGAAGGATATTTTCAGAAATGTGGAGAAGATTGCAAACTCAGATTTAACAGTTCTTATTACCGGGGAGACAGGTGTAGGTAAGGAGGAAATTGCAAAACTCATCCATAATTTGTCAAAGAGGAAAGGGGAATTTGTCGTAGTAAACTGCGCCTCAATCCCTGACAACCTGCTTGAAAGCGAGCTTTTTGGGTACGAGAAGGGGGCATTCACCGGTGCAGTTCAGCAGAAAAAGGGAAAGATTGAGGTTGCTGACTCTGGAACGGCCGTACTTGACGAAATTGGCGAGATGAGTCCCTATCTTCAGGCAAAAATTTTGAGGGTTGTTGAAAAAAAGGAGATAGAACATTTAGGCTCTACAAAAATATACGGCGTAGATGTAAGGATTATCTCAACAACGAACCGTGTCCTGGAGAATGAGATAAAAGAAGGTAAATTCAGAGAAGACCTTTACTTCAGGTTGTCTCAGATGCCTATCCATATCCCCCCTTTGAGAGAGAGAAAAGAGGACATTCCTTTGCTTATAGATAATGTATTGCTTGGTATTGCAAGTGAATCAGGTTCTGTAACAACCCTTACTGAGGATACATTAGAAGTGCTTATGAATTATGGATGGCCCGGGAATGTGCGGGAGTTGATAAGCGTAATAAAAAGGGCTGCTGTTATGTGTGAGGGGAACCGCATCACGCGTGATGACCTGCCTCTCCATTTAAAGGGTGAATATGTGCTTACAGGTGGAGCCTATTCTGATACATCCCTGGATAATGCGATTTCTGAGCTCGAAAAGAACATGATTATTGATGCCCTGAAAAAGACACAGGGATCGCAGGCAAAGGCAGCAAAGCTCCTCGGCATATCAGAGCGGAGCATGTGGTACAGGGTAAAGAAGTACGAGATAGATATAAATCAATAA